A part of Pseudoalteromonas arctica A 37-1-2 genomic DNA contains:
- the fusA gene encoding elongation factor G, with translation MARTTPLERYRNIGIVAHVDAGKTTTTERVLFYTGLSHKIGEVHDGAATMDWMEQEQERGITITSAATTCFWKGMDAQFDAHRINIIDTPGHVDFTIEVERSLRVLDGAVVVLCASSGVQPQTETVWRQANKYEVPRMIFVNKMDRTGADFLAVVSQVKSRLGATPVPIQLPVGAEDDFKGVIDLIKMKVINWNEADQGMTFSYEAIPAELLELAEEWRSHLVESAAEATEELMDKYLEGEELSEAEIKNALRQRTLANEIVPVTCGSAFKNKGVQAVLDCVVEYMPSPEQVKQIQGILENGTEEERPANDKAPFAALAFKIATDPFVGTLTFFRVYSGTVKQGDTVYNPVKSKRERLGRIVQMHSNSREEIKEVFAGDIAAAIGLKDVTTGETLCDPNSIITLERMEFPEPVISIAVEPRTIADQDKMGIALGKLAAEDPSFRVQTDEESGQVIISGMGELHLDIIVDRMKREFSVECNVGKPQVSYREAIRSTVKVEGKFIRQSGGRGQYGHVWIKLEPMDITDDESPIYEFVNETVGGSVPKEFVPAVDKGIQEQMSQGVLAGYPLLGVKATLYDGSFHDVDSNEMAFKIAGSLAMRDGALKANPVLLEPVMKVEVLTPDSNMGDVVGDLNRRRGIIEGMEDALGGLKQINAQVPLSEMFGYATALRSATQGRASYSMEFVKYAEASKNVADTIISARAVI, from the coding sequence ATGGCACGTACAACTCCACTTGAGCGCTATCGTAATATAGGTATTGTCGCTCACGTAGATGCAGGCAAAACCACCACAACAGAACGTGTTCTGTTCTACACGGGTCTTTCTCATAAGATCGGTGAAGTACATGATGGCGCTGCAACTATGGATTGGATGGAGCAGGAACAAGAGCGTGGTATCACAATCACTTCTGCTGCAACAACGTGTTTTTGGAAAGGGATGGACGCTCAATTTGACGCCCATCGTATCAATATTATTGATACTCCAGGACACGTAGATTTCACTATCGAAGTAGAGCGTTCTTTACGCGTATTAGATGGTGCGGTAGTTGTTCTTTGTGCTTCATCTGGTGTACAGCCGCAAACTGAGACAGTTTGGCGTCAAGCGAACAAATACGAAGTTCCGAGAATGATCTTCGTAAATAAAATGGATCGCACGGGCGCTGACTTCTTAGCTGTGGTTAGCCAGGTGAAATCTCGTCTTGGAGCAACGCCTGTTCCAATTCAGTTGCCTGTAGGCGCTGAGGACGACTTTAAAGGTGTTATTGACCTTATAAAAATGAAAGTGATTAACTGGAACGAAGCGGACCAGGGTATGACTTTCTCTTATGAGGCAATACCGGCAGAACTTCTGGAATTAGCTGAAGAATGGCGCTCTCACTTAGTTGAAAGCGCTGCTGAAGCAACAGAAGAACTAATGGATAAATACTTAGAAGGTGAAGAGTTAAGTGAAGCAGAAATTAAAAATGCTTTACGCCAACGAACATTAGCTAATGAGATTGTTCCAGTTACTTGTGGTAGCGCATTTAAAAACAAAGGTGTTCAAGCTGTGCTTGATTGCGTTGTTGAATATATGCCTTCACCAGAGCAAGTGAAACAAATCCAAGGTATCCTAGAAAATGGTACTGAGGAAGAACGTCCAGCTAATGATAAAGCGCCGTTTGCTGCACTCGCTTTTAAGATTGCAACAGACCCGTTTGTTGGAACCTTGACCTTTTTCCGTGTTTACTCTGGTACTGTTAAACAGGGTGACACGGTATATAATCCAGTAAAAAGTAAGCGTGAGCGACTTGGCCGTATCGTACAGATGCATTCAAACTCTCGTGAAGAGATCAAAGAAGTTTTCGCAGGCGACATCGCGGCAGCTATTGGTCTTAAAGACGTAACAACAGGTGAAACACTGTGTGATCCGAATTCTATTATTACGCTTGAGCGTATGGAATTCCCTGAACCAGTAATCTCTATTGCGGTTGAGCCTCGCACTATAGCTGACCAAGATAAGATGGGTATCGCGCTGGGTAAACTAGCTGCTGAAGACCCTTCTTTTCGAGTACAAACTGACGAAGAATCAGGCCAGGTTATAATCTCTGGCATGGGTGAACTTCACCTAGATATCATCGTCGACCGTATGAAACGTGAATTCAGTGTTGAATGTAACGTTGGTAAGCCGCAGGTCTCATACCGAGAAGCTATTCGTTCAACTGTTAAGGTTGAAGGGAAGTTTATACGTCAGTCAGGTGGTCGTGGTCAATATGGTCACGTTTGGATTAAACTTGAACCGATGGATATTACGGATGATGAGTCACCAATTTACGAGTTCGTTAACGAAACCGTAGGTGGTTCTGTTCCTAAAGAGTTCGTCCCTGCGGTAGACAAAGGTATCCAAGAGCAAATGTCTCAAGGTGTACTGGCAGGCTACCCATTACTTGGCGTTAAAGCGACTTTATATGATGGTTCATTCCATGATGTAGATTCGAATGAAATGGCATTTAAAATAGCAGGTTCACTGGCAATGAGAGATGGGGCGCTTAAAGCTAACCCTGTACTACTAGAGCCAGTAATGAAGGTTGAAGTACTCACTCCTGATTCAAATATGGGTGATGTAGTTGGCGACTTAAACCGTCGCCGCGGCATAATCGAAGGCATGGAAGATGCATTAGGTGGACTTAAGCAAATTAATGCGCAGGTTCCTCTTTCTGAAATGTTTGGTTATGCGACTGCTTTACGATCTGCAACACAGGGCCGTGCCTCATACTCTATGGAGTTTGTGAAGTACGCTGAAGCCTCTAAAAACGTTGCAGATACAATAATTTCAGCTCGCGCTGTTATATAA
- the tuf gene encoding elongation factor Tu — protein sequence MAKEKFERVKPHVNVGTIGHVDHGKTTLTAAITNVLAKVYGGVAKDFASIDNAPEERERGITISTSHVEYDTPSRHYAHVDCPGHADYVKNMITGAAQMDGAILVVAATDGPMPQTREHILLSRQVGVPYIIVFMNKCDMVDDEELLELVEMEVRELLSEYDFPGDDLPLIAGSALKALEGEKEWEDKIVELANALDTYIPEPERDIDKPFIMPIEDVFSIQGRGTVVTGRVEAGIIRINDEVEIVGINDTTRSTCTGVEMFRKLLDEGRAGENIGALLRGTKREDVERGQVLAKPGSINPHTTFTSEVYVLSKDEGGRHTPFFKGYRPQFYFRTTDVTGDVQLPDGVEMVMPGDNIKMTVTLIAPIAMDEGLRFAIREGGRTVGAGVVATIVA from the coding sequence ATGGCAAAAGAAAAGTTTGAACGCGTAAAACCGCACGTAAACGTTGGTACAATCGGCCACGTTGACCACGGTAAAACTACACTAACTGCAGCAATCACTAACGTACTTGCAAAAGTATACGGCGGTGTTGCTAAAGATTTCGCATCAATCGACAACGCTCCAGAAGAGCGCGAACGTGGTATCACTATTTCAACGTCTCACGTTGAATACGATACTCCTTCACGTCACTACGCACACGTAGATTGTCCTGGTCACGCCGATTATGTCAAAAACATGATCACTGGTGCTGCTCAAATGGACGGCGCGATCTTAGTAGTTGCTGCGACTGATGGCCCTATGCCACAAACGCGTGAGCACATCCTTCTTTCTCGTCAAGTTGGCGTTCCTTACATCATCGTGTTCATGAATAAATGTGACATGGTAGATGACGAAGAGCTACTTGAACTAGTCGAAATGGAAGTTCGTGAACTTCTTTCAGAATACGATTTCCCAGGTGATGACTTACCTCTAATTGCTGGTTCTGCGCTTAAAGCGTTAGAAGGCGAGAAAGAGTGGGAAGATAAGATTGTTGAGCTTGCAAACGCACTTGATACTTACATCCCAGAGCCAGAGCGTGACATCGATAAGCCATTCATCATGCCTATCGAAGACGTTTTCTCAATCCAGGGTCGTGGTACTGTTGTAACTGGTCGTGTTGAAGCTGGTATCATCCGCATCAATGACGAAGTAGAAATTGTTGGTATCAATGATACAACTCGTTCTACTTGTACTGGTGTTGAAATGTTCCGTAAGCTTCTAGACGAAGGTCGTGCTGGCGAAAACATCGGCGCACTTCTACGTGGTACTAAGCGTGAAGACGTTGAACGTGGTCAAGTACTAGCTAAGCCTGGTTCAATCAACCCACATACTACATTCACTTCAGAAGTATACGTACTTTCGAAAGATGAAGGTGGTCGTCATACTCCATTCTTCAAAGGTTACCGTCCACAGTTCTACTTCCGTACAACTGACGTAACTGGTGACGTACAGTTACCAGATGGCGTAGAAATGGTAATGCCTGGTGATAACATCAAGATGACAGTAACTCTAATCGCACCAATCGCGATGGATGAAGGTCTTCGTTTTGCTATCCGTGAAGGTGGTCGTACTGTAGGTGCTGGTGTTGTAGCAACTATCGTAGCGTAA
- a CDS encoding restriction endonuclease, translating to MSLPDYQSFMTPLLQCLANGETVKLKEIEANVYQSIGLSVEQLKLRIPSGKQTYAYHRLSWAKTYLVKAGLIEQPKRAFCKITQKGLSALAAGELINNQYLSQYPEFLDFKTRTKDTSDSLDENTTSLVNSNSHKTPEELIEAAVDTLNTNLSDEILQAVLSASPAFFENLVVDLMLAMGYGGSRKDAGQATQYTQDGGIDGVIKEDKLGLEMIYLQAKRYTNKTVGRPDIQAFAGALDMHRAKKGVFITTSGFSKDALEYVGLIEKRIVLVDGKQLTELMLTHNLGVSTKQVFEVKALDSDYFIED from the coding sequence ATGTCGTTACCAGATTACCAATCATTCATGACCCCATTACTGCAATGCTTAGCTAACGGCGAAACAGTAAAGCTCAAAGAGATTGAAGCAAACGTTTATCAAAGCATAGGCTTATCAGTAGAGCAGCTTAAACTGCGTATTCCTAGCGGCAAACAAACTTATGCCTACCACCGCTTAAGTTGGGCTAAAACTTACCTTGTTAAAGCCGGTTTAATTGAGCAGCCTAAAAGAGCCTTTTGTAAAATTACGCAAAAAGGTTTATCAGCATTAGCAGCGGGCGAACTAATCAATAACCAGTACTTAAGCCAATACCCTGAGTTTTTAGACTTTAAAACCCGTACTAAAGATACTAGCGACTCACTAGACGAAAACACCACCAGCTTAGTAAATAGCAACTCACACAAAACACCAGAAGAGCTTATAGAAGCCGCAGTAGATACACTCAACACTAACTTAAGCGATGAAATATTACAGGCAGTGCTTTCGGCCTCCCCTGCGTTTTTTGAAAACCTTGTAGTCGATTTAATGCTAGCTATGGGGTATGGCGGCTCACGTAAAGATGCAGGGCAAGCCACGCAATATACTCAAGACGGTGGCATTGATGGCGTAATAAAAGAAGATAAACTCGGCCTCGAAATGATATATTTACAGGCTAAGCGCTACACCAATAAAACAGTGGGTAGACCAGACATACAAGCCTTTGCGGGTGCGCTTGATATGCACCGCGCTAAAAAGGGCGTATTCATCACCACCAGCGGCTTTAGTAAAGATGCACTGGAATATGTAGGCTTAATTGAAAAGCGCATAGTGCTTGTAGATGGTAAACAACTGACAGAGTTAATGCTTACCCATAATTTAGGCGTTAGCACCAAACAGGTATTTGAAGTAAAAGCGCTTGATAGCGATTACTTTATTGAAGATTAA
- a CDS encoding type I restriction-modification system subunit M has protein sequence MPQQHQQELKKQLWSMANSLRGSMSADDFRDYILGFIFYKYLSEKLNTYAEQLLDKNSVVFSELDETTVEDQKYLEIVQKAALDELGYFLKPSELFHSLANRGRKGEFILDETISVFKSIEQRTIGTDSFNDFNGVFDELDLTSHKLGKTSDARNKQITKVFDHLDNVNLHLEDSELDIQGSAYENLIAMFASSSGKKAGEFYTPKMISRLLAKLVTFNTPDINSVYDPTCGSGSLLLRVAKEANNPNIKLYGQEQNSNAHNLSRMNMIMHGIPYSNFNIKKGDTLEKPEHLEQRFNAVVAVPPFSVSWSRKTSFKSDPRFINYEQLAPRTKADFAFIQHMLYQLDDNGTMAIVVPHGVLFRGGAEGIIRKQLIKEFNYLDAVIGLPSNLFYGTSIPTCILVFKKNRINKKDILFLDASNDYHSTKANNSITEGTILNTLQTYAARNSVTLFSKAVSLGEIESNDFNLSITKYVTLYPTTEVKSFAELLSVFEKYNPKFTFFRGVVDKSFELRTTASRMNVKQDEIYKVEKAIFESFKQQAIPFLEFTPRDEWEWLALAQHHGLPTRLLDWSKNPLVSTYFAVEKELTKDAAIYVLTDRKEPFDTKDYSDPLELPNDEPVRRYIPPHLTGRIISQSGIFTVHNELNLPFYSGQIKKIIIPSRLKESFREQLYKFGVHKASIYPGLDGISDHIKWLETELK, from the coding sequence ATGCCTCAACAGCACCAACAAGAATTAAAAAAGCAACTTTGGAGTATGGCGAATAGTTTGCGTGGTAGCATGTCTGCCGATGATTTTCGTGATTACATATTAGGTTTTATCTTTTATAAATATTTATCGGAAAAACTCAATACTTATGCTGAACAACTCTTAGATAAAAATAGCGTTGTATTTTCTGAATTAGATGAGACTACTGTTGAAGATCAAAAGTATTTAGAAATTGTTCAAAAAGCAGCACTAGATGAGTTAGGTTACTTTTTAAAGCCTTCAGAGTTATTTCATTCTTTGGCTAATCGCGGTAGAAAAGGTGAATTTATACTTGATGAAACTATTAGTGTATTTAAAAGCATAGAGCAGAGAACTATCGGCACTGATAGCTTTAATGACTTTAACGGTGTATTTGACGAGCTAGATTTAACCTCTCACAAGTTAGGTAAAACATCTGATGCGCGTAACAAGCAGATTACTAAGGTATTTGATCATCTTGATAATGTTAATTTGCATTTGGAAGATAGTGAATTAGATATACAAGGTAGTGCTTATGAAAACCTTATAGCTATGTTTGCTAGTAGCTCTGGAAAAAAAGCTGGGGAGTTTTATACTCCTAAGATGATCTCTAGGTTACTTGCAAAATTAGTAACTTTTAATACACCCGATATTAATTCGGTCTATGATCCTACGTGTGGCTCTGGCTCTCTATTGTTACGTGTAGCTAAAGAAGCTAACAACCCTAATATAAAGCTCTATGGCCAAGAGCAAAATTCAAATGCTCATAATCTCTCACGAATGAATATGATTATGCATGGAATACCCTATTCTAACTTCAATATTAAAAAGGGGGACACTTTAGAGAAACCAGAACATTTAGAACAACGTTTCAATGCTGTGGTAGCAGTGCCTCCATTTTCTGTCTCATGGTCACGTAAAACATCATTTAAAAGCGACCCAAGATTTATTAATTACGAACAATTAGCACCTCGGACTAAAGCTGATTTTGCCTTTATCCAACATATGCTTTATCAGCTAGACGATAACGGGACCATGGCTATAGTGGTGCCGCACGGTGTCCTTTTTCGAGGTGGTGCTGAAGGTATTATTAGAAAGCAGTTAATTAAAGAGTTTAATTATTTAGATGCTGTTATAGGGCTACCTTCAAACTTATTCTATGGAACTTCCATTCCAACTTGTATCTTAGTTTTTAAGAAAAACCGTATAAACAAAAAAGATATATTATTTCTCGATGCTAGTAATGACTACCATAGTACGAAGGCTAATAACTCAATTACTGAGGGTACAATTTTAAATACACTCCAAACTTATGCAGCTAGAAATAGCGTTACACTTTTTAGTAAAGCTGTCAGTTTAGGTGAAATTGAAAGCAATGACTTTAACTTGAGTATTACTAAATATGTCACATTATACCCAACGACAGAAGTGAAGAGTTTTGCGGAATTATTAAGTGTTTTTGAGAAGTATAATCCCAAGTTTACGTTTTTTAGGGGAGTTGTTGACAAAAGTTTTGAGCTGCGCACTACTGCAAGCAGGATGAATGTAAAACAAGATGAAATATATAAAGTAGAAAAAGCTATATTTGAGAGTTTTAAGCAGCAAGCTATACCCTTTCTTGAATTTACTCCTAGGGATGAATGGGAGTGGCTTGCCTTAGCACAGCATCACGGCCTACCTACTAGATTACTAGATTGGAGCAAAAACCCATTGGTTTCTACTTACTTTGCTGTAGAAAAAGAACTAACAAAAGACGCTGCAATTTATGTGTTAACAGATCGAAAAGAGCCCTTTGACACTAAAGATTACTCCGACCCATTGGAGCTCCCTAATGATGAACCTGTCAGACGTTATATTCCTCCACACTTGACTGGAAGAATCATCTCTCAAAGTGGCATTTTTACTGTACATAATGAATTGAATTTACCATTTTATTCAGGCCAAATTAAAAAGATTATTATCCCTAGCCGCTTAAAAGAAAGCTTTAGGGAGCAACTATATAAATTCGGCGTTCACAAGGCTTCTATATATCCTGGACTTGATGGGATAAGTGACCATATTAAGTGGTTAGAAACAGAATTAAAATAA
- a CDS encoding type I restriction-modification system subunit M, producing the protein MVQQHQQELKKQLWNIANSLRGNMSADDFRDYILGLIFYKYLSDKLNTYANQLLSEDGIVFAKIDETTEEGQEYLEAVKEEALDKLGYFLKPAELFHVLAERGANDKFILDDVTNVLNHIEQSTMGADSADDFNGLFDELDLTSNKLGKTPDARNKLIAKVLEHLDNIDFHLESSEIDILGDAYEYLIGMFASGAGKKAGEFYTPQMVSKLLAKLVTLNNPHIKSVYDPTCGSGSLLLRVAKEANNPDLKFYGQEQNPSTYNLARMNMIMHDVHYTKFDIQNDDTLEVPAHLEQRFSAVVANPPFSADWSANPLHMNNERFADYGKLAPKGKADFAFVQHMIHQLDDNGTMAVVLPHGVLFRGAAEGHIRKHLIKEKNYLDMVIGLPANIFFGTSIPTCVLVLNKHRNADDNVLFIDASNHFEKGTNNNVMREEDLQRILDAVNKRDYIDKYAFAATQSDLAENDYNLNIPRYVDTFEDEVLVDLSEVAQQLVANDKAMLETDKTIAGFCDELGIEVPFEVKA; encoded by the coding sequence ATGGTTCAACAACACCAACAAGAATTAAAAAAACAGCTTTGGAATATTGCGAACAGCTTACGTGGCAACATGTCTGCTGATGACTTTCGCGATTATATACTTGGGCTTATTTTTTATAAATACCTGTCTGATAAGCTCAACACTTATGCCAATCAGTTACTAAGTGAAGACGGCATTGTGTTTGCTAAAATTGACGAAACAACAGAAGAGGGTCAAGAGTACTTAGAAGCAGTAAAAGAAGAGGCGCTTGATAAGTTAGGGTACTTTTTAAAGCCTGCAGAGCTGTTTCATGTATTGGCTGAGCGCGGTGCTAACGATAAGTTTATTTTAGACGATGTAACCAACGTACTTAACCATATTGAACAAAGCACGATGGGCGCAGACAGCGCCGACGATTTCAACGGCTTGTTTGACGAGCTAGATTTAACCTCTAACAAGTTAGGTAAAACACCGGATGCGCGTAATAAGTTAATAGCTAAAGTATTAGAGCACCTTGATAACATCGACTTTCACCTAGAAAGTAGCGAAATAGACATACTTGGCGACGCTTACGAATACCTTATTGGTATGTTTGCCAGCGGTGCGGGTAAAAAAGCAGGCGAGTTTTATACGCCGCAAATGGTGTCAAAGTTACTAGCAAAATTAGTCACCTTAAATAACCCGCATATTAAATCGGTTTACGACCCTACCTGTGGCTCTGGCTCATTGTTGTTACGTGTTGCAAAAGAAGCTAATAACCCCGATTTAAAATTTTACGGCCAAGAGCAAAACCCAAGTACTTACAACCTAGCGCGTATGAACATGATTATGCACGACGTGCATTACACTAAGTTCGACATTCAAAACGACGACACGTTAGAAGTTCCAGCACATCTTGAGCAACGCTTTAGCGCTGTGGTAGCTAATCCGCCATTTTCGGCTGATTGGTCTGCCAACCCGCTACACATGAATAACGAGCGCTTTGCCGACTACGGTAAGCTGGCACCAAAAGGTAAAGCCGACTTTGCTTTTGTACAGCACATGATCCACCAGCTTGACGACAACGGCACAATGGCGGTGGTGTTACCGCACGGCGTGTTGTTTCGTGGTGCAGCCGAAGGGCATATACGCAAACACCTTATTAAAGAAAAAAACTACCTTGATATGGTAATAGGCTTACCTGCTAACATATTTTTTGGTACGTCTATTCCTACCTGTGTGTTGGTGCTAAACAAACACCGTAACGCTGACGACAACGTATTGTTTATAGACGCCAGTAATCACTTTGAAAAAGGCACTAACAACAACGTAATGCGAGAGGAAGATTTACAACGTATTTTAGATGCCGTAAACAAACGCGATTATATTGATAAATATGCGTTTGCAGCCACGCAGTCGGATCTAGCAGAAAACGACTACAACCTTAATATTCCGCGTTACGTAGATACCTTTGAAGATGAGGTGCTTGTTGATTTGAGTGAAGTAGCACAGCAACTTGTCGCAAATGATAAAGCAATGCTTGAAACAGATAAAACGATTGCTGGTTTTTGTGATGAGCTAGGCATTGAAGTGCCGTTTGAGGTCAAAGCATGA
- a CDS encoding restriction endonuclease subunit S — MSEFKIAFTEQVKNFETSIGKLLEIKSGKGFKASEYSTKGRPLLQIENVGYGTIKWKAPSFLPEEYSLSEAELVLERGDIVLALNRPITNGQLKISKITAMDEGAILYQRVGKVISKGLANYDYLYHLLSIQVKKFVESKSIGSDQPFISIRELYQYPVVLPVCKNEQQKIADFLTSVDTKISQLTEKHRLLKDYKKGVMQQIFSQQIRFKDDDGNAFPDWNEYSLRDILILQADALKMDDEATYELITVKRGFGGIKSRGHFKGKDVLVKSQFTIHKGEFVISKRQIVHGACGLVPEELDGAIVSNEYNVFRPQPTKLDIDYFNRLSTTLYMRRAFFINSDGVHIEKLLFKTQSWLKTKVQLPCLKEQQKIAQFLQSLDKKIDAVNEQIEQTKLFKKGLLQQMFV, encoded by the coding sequence ATGAGCGAGTTTAAAATTGCTTTCACGGAACAAGTGAAAAATTTTGAAACAAGCATTGGTAAGCTATTAGAAATAAAGTCGGGAAAGGGCTTTAAAGCCAGTGAGTATTCAACCAAAGGTCGGCCTCTGCTCCAGATCGAAAATGTTGGTTATGGCACTATAAAATGGAAAGCTCCATCCTTTTTACCTGAGGAATATAGTTTGTCTGAAGCCGAGTTAGTTTTGGAAAGAGGAGATATTGTATTAGCATTAAATAGACCTATTACTAATGGGCAATTAAAGATCTCTAAAATTACAGCTATGGATGAGGGGGCTATACTCTACCAGAGAGTAGGCAAGGTAATTAGTAAAGGTTTAGCTAATTATGATTATCTATATCATTTACTTAGTATTCAGGTTAAAAAATTTGTAGAGTCAAAATCTATAGGAAGTGATCAACCCTTCATATCGATACGTGAATTATATCAATATCCTGTAGTTTTACCTGTATGCAAAAATGAGCAACAAAAAATAGCTGACTTCCTTACTTCTGTAGATACTAAAATCAGTCAGCTAACTGAAAAGCATCGCTTATTAAAAGACTATAAAAAAGGCGTAATGCAACAAATTTTCAGCCAGCAAATACGCTTTAAAGACGATGATGGAAACGCTTTTCCTGATTGGAATGAATATTCTTTAAGGGATATTCTTATTTTACAAGCTGACGCATTAAAAATGGATGATGAAGCTACTTATGAGCTGATCACTGTAAAGAGGGGGTTTGGTGGGATTAAAAGTCGTGGACACTTTAAAGGTAAGGATGTACTTGTTAAAAGCCAATTCACCATCCACAAAGGTGAGTTTGTAATATCAAAACGACAGATAGTTCATGGAGCCTGCGGGTTGGTACCTGAAGAACTTGATGGGGCTATTGTTTCTAATGAATACAATGTATTTAGACCTCAACCAACAAAGTTAGATATTGATTACTTTAATCGCTTGTCTACAACCCTCTACATGCGACGTGCATTTTTTATTAATAGTGATGGCGTACATATTGAGAAGTTACTGTTTAAAACCCAAAGTTGGCTCAAAACCAAAGTTCAGTTACCTTGCTTGAAAGAACAACAAAAAATAGCACAATTTTTACAATCGCTCGATAAAAAAATAGACGCTGTTAACGAGCAAATTGAACAGACTAAGCTATTTAAAAAAGGCTTACTACAGCAAATGTTTGTGTGA